From the genome of Streptomyces sp. NBC_01267:
CGAGCGCCTGACCAGCGATTGCAGCGAGGTTGACCGTATTGGTGGTCTTCCCCACGCCGCCCTTCTGGTTCACGAACGCGATTACGCGTGCCATGTTGAACTCCTCGGGCCCGTCCATTTCCCGGACTCTCCGGTACTCCGGGCCACGGGCAACTATCCCAGACCAGACAGCAGACCAAGTCCTGCAACAGACGCGGCGCGTCGTTCTCCTCGCCGCGCCACACCCGGCGCGAGAGGACGATCAGTGGGCGCACCGTCCCGAGTCGCCTGGCGGCCCAGAGAGAGAAAGCTGGCCGCTGAGCTGTGCGCCCAGTTCGCGGGCGTACTGCGGGCACGGTGAACCGCATCGGTGCGGTGGTCGATCAGTCGGTGTGTTCGGTGGACATCAGTAGTGGGGGCACCATGTAGCCGGTCTCAGCGGGGTTTCCGGGGAGGGGGACCCAGCTGAGACCGGTCATCCGGGGGCAGTCGCAGGTGAGCTCGGCATCCACTCCCAGGCAGGGTTCACCGGGTGCTACGTCCATGCGGTAACAGGCGGTCCATCCTGACGGATACGGCACGTCGTATACGTACTGCACTGCCACGCCGACCAGGCCAGTCTCTTCAGCCACCTCGCGGGCCACCGCGTCCTCCGGTGACTCGCCGGGCTCGATGCCGCCTCC
Proteins encoded in this window:
- a CDS encoding NUDIX hydrolase — translated: MQHRHDGPVTSRRRVAAVIIRDRHVLMVRERGKGPSGRHDGQEYWTLPGGGIEPGESPEDAVAREVAEETGLVGVAVQYVYDVPYPSGWTACYRMDVAPGEPCLGVDAELTCDCPRMTGLSWVPLPGNPAETGYMVPPLLMSTEHTD